In Caldisphaera lagunensis DSM 15908, a single genomic region encodes these proteins:
- the rqcH gene encoding ribosome rescue protein RqcH: MARKSMSSFDIYSWINTTGKQIINQRVDNAYYEGQYLLLKIKTKISDILLIEPSLRIHFSNRIKPSSEFVDKQFALLLRKYIRDQKITSVEQIGFDRLIKITFFNIKTFVEILPKGVVALVDENDQIIGATKYLKFKDREIKPKIKYKFPKIIEKKPWELDYKEMIDSISKYNDVTRGLVMGMNLPGEVAEEVLYLSGIQRNANPSIINKEIFDNMIDNLQKLIKMSLEGKGYIYFVNEKPIQSTPFISKSILETGGKMSEYEFFDMALDDYFNMIVPHAIGSKLEEEKSKILHSIEENKSLSSKYIEEAEKLEKQAQIIAQNYFEIEKIVEKIKNKQADENIVNINNKEKYAIIKFGEELIKVYFDEGLDKAIVKLYREAGELRSKSKKAISSIDDMMKKLNEIEEKIELEKVKNIIRSRKREWYEKYHWILTRNNFLAIGGRDADQNESVVKKYLSEKDIYIHADIHGSPSVVLFANNKDVGEEDINDAAIIAIAYSKAWKAGMGSVGAYWVLGNQVSKSPPSGEYLAKGSFMIYGKKNFLKPINMELYLGISTNKEGLPIVIIGNEYIVKERSLVYSRILPGEKKQHEIAMELKEGFAKMFNGKERIYFNALDENEISQRIPGNSKISFIKKGLMEFPNNILK, encoded by the coding sequence ATGGCAAGAAAATCTATGTCTTCGTTTGATATATATTCATGGATTAACACAACAGGTAAGCAAATAATAAACCAAAGAGTAGATAATGCCTATTATGAAGGCCAATATTTATTGTTAAAAATTAAGACTAAAATAAGCGATATACTTCTTATTGAGCCTTCATTAAGAATTCATTTTAGTAATAGAATTAAACCATCAAGTGAGTTTGTTGATAAACAATTTGCATTGTTATTAAGGAAATACATAAGGGATCAAAAGATAACTTCAGTAGAACAAATAGGATTTGATAGATTGATAAAAATTACATTTTTTAATATAAAAACATTTGTGGAAATTTTACCAAAAGGTGTTGTGGCATTAGTAGATGAAAATGATCAGATAATAGGTGCAACTAAATATTTAAAATTTAAAGACAGAGAAATAAAGCCTAAAATAAAGTACAAATTTCCAAAAATAATTGAAAAAAAGCCATGGGAATTAGATTATAAAGAAATGATAGATTCGATATCAAAGTATAATGATGTTACTAGAGGATTAGTTATGGGAATGAACTTACCAGGAGAAGTAGCTGAAGAAGTTTTGTATTTATCTGGTATACAAAGAAATGCTAATCCCTCTATTATTAATAAAGAAATTTTCGATAATATGATTGATAATTTACAGAAATTGATAAAAATGAGCTTGGAAGGAAAGGGATATATTTATTTTGTTAATGAAAAACCAATACAATCGACTCCATTTATATCAAAAAGCATATTAGAGACTGGGGGTAAGATGAGTGAATATGAATTTTTCGATATGGCCTTAGATGATTATTTTAACATGATAGTACCTCATGCAATTGGAAGTAAATTGGAAGAGGAAAAGTCTAAAATATTGCACAGTATAGAAGAAAATAAATCATTATCTTCTAAATATATAGAAGAGGCAGAGAAGTTAGAAAAGCAGGCTCAGATTATTGCTCAAAATTATTTTGAAATAGAAAAAATTGTAGAAAAAATTAAAAATAAACAAGCTGATGAAAATATAGTAAATATTAATAATAAAGAAAAGTATGCTATAATAAAGTTTGGTGAAGAATTAATAAAAGTATATTTTGATGAAGGACTAGATAAAGCTATAGTCAAGCTTTATAGAGAAGCAGGAGAATTAAGATCAAAGTCTAAGAAAGCAATAAGCTCTATAGATGATATGATGAAGAAGCTTAATGAAATAGAAGAAAAAATTGAATTGGAAAAAGTAAAGAATATAATTAGGAGCAGAAAAAGGGAGTGGTATGAAAAATATCATTGGATCTTAACAAGAAATAATTTTTTAGCAATTGGAGGTAGAGATGCGGATCAAAATGAAAGCGTTGTTAAAAAATATTTAAGTGAAAAAGATATTTATATTCATGCAGATATACATGGATCACCATCTGTAGTTCTATTTGCTAATAATAAAGATGTGGGTGAAGAAGATATTAATGATGCAGCAATAATTGCGATTGCATATAGTAAAGCATGGAAAGCTGGTATGGGAAGCGTTGGGGCATATTGGGTTTTAGGAAATCAAGTTTCCAAATCTCCTCCATCAGGTGAATACTTGGCTAAAGGATCATTTATGATATACGGGAAAAAGAACTTTTTAAAACCAATTAATATGGAACTATATTTAGGAATTTCTACCAATAAGGAAGGATTACCAATTGTAATTATAGGAAATGAGTATATTGTAAAGGAAAGGTCATTAGTATACTCTAGAATTTTACCTGGAGAAAAGAAACAACATGAAATAGCAATGGAATTAAAAGAAGGTTTTGCAAAAATGTTTAATGGAAAGGAAAGGATTTACTTTAATGCATTAGATGAAAATGAAATTTCACAAAGGATACCTGGAAATTCTAAAATATCATTTATAAAGAAGGGTCTCATGGAGTTTCCAAATAATATTCTAAAATAA
- a CDS encoding zinc finger domain-containing protein yields the protein MSVTAIKKLDMLDTVQPPICTSCGKIIHPREKAVAFYCPNCGKALIWRCSKCRKQGMQYKCPNCGFIGP from the coding sequence ATGTCAGTTACAGCGATTAAGAAACTTGATATGCTAGATACCGTTCAACCTCCAATATGTACAAGTTGTGGTAAGATAATACATCCCAGAGAGAAAGCAGTAGCATTCTATTGTCCAAATTGTGGAAAGGCTTTGATATGGAGATGTAGTAAATGCAGAAAGCAAGGAATGCAATATAAATGTCCAAATTGTGGATTTATTGGTCCTTAG
- a CDS encoding elongation factor 1-beta, with protein MARVAVLLKVMPNSLDIKLNDLKNEIMKSLPEGYKIIDSKEEPVAFGLKALILLVSMPENTEGGTEEIESLIRNVDGVEDVEVETVSRLSE; from the coding sequence ATGGCAAGAGTTGCTGTTTTGTTAAAAGTGATGCCAAATTCTTTGGATATTAAGTTAAATGATTTAAAGAATGAGATAATGAAATCCTTACCCGAAGGATATAAGATAATAGATAGTAAAGAGGAACCTGTAGCATTTGGTCTGAAGGCATTAATTCTATTAGTATCAATGCCTGAAAATACTGAAGGTGGAACTGAAGAAATTGAATCATTAATTAGAAATGTTGATGGGGTAGAAGACGTAGAGGTTGAAACCGTTAGTAGATTGAGCGAGTAG
- a CDS encoding VTT domain-containing protein has product MLVFWISFISNVIPFGGPPYTIVTATILIQLNYIYFWELIIIASLGAILSKIIIYYSANIFRKPLSKNKNINLISKISNKYLFYIILFILAIIPVLPFDDYLYLAAGAARASLYKMILVTAIAKFSKTIIEILIELKVISLASYIFSISKPDVAILLTALFIIVGIIGFKIDWEKEYNKIKDAIIK; this is encoded by the coding sequence TTGCTAGTATTTTGGATATCTTTTATATCAAATGTAATTCCATTTGGAGGTCCTCCATATACTATTGTTACTGCTACAATATTAATTCAACTTAACTATATCTATTTTTGGGAATTAATAATTATAGCATCTCTTGGGGCAATATTGTCTAAAATAATTATATATTATTCGGCAAATATTTTTAGGAAACCTCTTTCAAAAAACAAAAACATTAATTTGATATCAAAAATATCAAATAAGTATTTATTTTATATCATACTGTTTATTTTAGCTATAATACCTGTTTTACCATTTGACGATTATTTATATTTAGCTGCTGGAGCAGCTAGGGCATCATTATATAAGATGATATTAGTTACGGCGATTGCAAAGTTTTCTAAGACAATAATAGAAATACTTATAGAATTAAAGGTGATTAGCTTGGCATCATATATTTTCTCTATATCCAAGCCAGATGTAGCAATATTGTTAACGGCCCTGTTTATTATAGTTGGAATAATAGGATTTAAGATAGATTGGGAAAAAGAATATAACAAAATAAAAGATGCTATTATTAAATAA
- a CDS encoding ribonuclease Z — translation MTRWIELTTLGTGGAYPGENRFTASYVIRDWLGNVVLLDVGEGTQYRLRQADIPLTRISTILITHGHGDHINGLPGLLQSMYLNTRNIPLNIIASSDVIKFIKDTLEVEGAHLGFSINLYEINQEGKIEIFNQKGDKINVYWHPSCHSREAYCYTLEWNLRPRINVEEMKRQGIIPGPDVEKYIESNDDKMLIRLNPFRISYTGDTKPCDSIIKCIKDSDVIIHESTFSDDNEKEADQFFHSTGRRAALDAKNSRASLLILSHISSRYEGYEALEIEKQAKEEFKNTILTWDLARFRFII, via the coding sequence ATGACAAGATGGATAGAATTAACAACACTTGGAACAGGAGGAGCATATCCAGGGGAAAATAGGTTTACAGCTTCATATGTTATAAGGGATTGGTTAGGTAATGTTGTGCTTTTAGATGTCGGAGAAGGGACACAGTATAGACTTAGGCAGGCTGATATACCATTAACTAGAATATCAACTATTTTAATTACACATGGTCATGGTGATCATATAAATGGATTACCTGGTCTTTTACAATCAATGTATTTGAATACAAGGAATATACCATTAAACATAATTGCTTCTAGTGATGTAATAAAGTTTATTAAAGATACCCTTGAAGTGGAGGGGGCTCATTTAGGATTTAGCATAAATTTATATGAAATAAACCAAGAAGGAAAAATAGAGATTTTTAATCAAAAGGGTGATAAAATAAATGTTTATTGGCACCCTTCATGCCATTCAAGAGAAGCATATTGCTATACATTAGAATGGAATTTGAGGCCAAGGATAAATGTTGAAGAAATGAAAAGACAAGGTATAATTCCAGGTCCTGATGTTGAAAAGTACATAGAATCAAATGATGATAAGATGCTTATTAGATTAAATCCTTTCAGAATAAGTTATACAGGAGATACGAAACCTTGCGATTCCATTATAAAATGCATAAAAGACTCAGATGTTATAATACATGAATCTACATTTTCTGATGATAATGAAAAAGAAGCAGATCAATTCTTTCATAGTACAGGTAGAAGGGCAGCATTAGACGCTAAAAATTCTAGAGCATCTCTCCTAATACTAAGTCATATTAGTTCAAGATATGAAGGATATGAAGCATTAGAGATTGAAAAACAGGCTAAAGAAGAATTTAAAAATACTATATTAACTTGGGATTTAGCAAGATTTAGGTTTATAATTTAA
- a CDS encoding ATP-dependent DNA ligase produces the protein MSKNQNDLPFREVAETFDSMEKITSRISLTQLLVKLIKDTPPEVIGKVVYLIQGRLGPDWKDIPELGVGEKLIIQALSIAFGKTEQEVNKIYNSVGDLGKVAESFSQSKQKKSSLMAFIGSESSYLTVGRVFDSFLKIAYSQGEGSRDLKLRLIAGLLKDAQPIEARYIVRFLEGRLRLGIGDATILDALSISYGGSTSYREIVERAYNLRADLGEIAYIIATQGIESIKELKPEIGTPIRPMLAERLSDPEEILQKVQGKGFVEYKYDGERGQFHKDGDNVRIFSRRLEDITDMYPDVVEAIKNSVKSNKVIFEGEIVAYDTDTGELRPFQELMHRRRKYDIQKMVEEIPVKAFLFDVLLNEDEDLTRKTLPYRRKILENIVNETDKINIAKYIETDDPKTLWNFFLTAISEGAEGVMVKAIHDESIYRAGVRGWLWIKLKRDYKSEMTDTVDLVAVGGFYGRGRRGGKIGTLLFAAYDPENDVFRTVCKVGSGYTDDDLNKMYDLFKPYIIDHKHPRVESSIEPDLWFEPVRVAEIIGAELTLSPLHTCCYNKLKEGAGLSIRFPRFIRWREDKGPEDATTEEELIEMYNGQLKKIEEKQTKEEVQGS, from the coding sequence ATGAGCAAGAATCAAAATGATCTTCCTTTTAGAGAAGTTGCAGAAACTTTTGATAGTATGGAGAAAATAACTTCCAGGATATCATTAACCCAACTACTAGTAAAACTAATAAAAGATACCCCTCCTGAAGTCATAGGCAAGGTAGTGTATCTAATCCAAGGTAGACTAGGACCTGATTGGAAGGATATACCTGAGTTAGGAGTCGGTGAAAAATTAATTATTCAAGCATTATCAATTGCATTTGGGAAAACAGAACAAGAAGTTAACAAGATTTATAATTCTGTTGGTGATTTGGGAAAAGTAGCTGAAAGCTTTTCTCAAAGCAAACAGAAAAAATCTAGTTTAATGGCATTTATTGGAAGTGAAAGTAGTTACTTAACTGTTGGAAGAGTTTTTGATAGCTTTTTGAAAATAGCATATTCTCAAGGAGAGGGAAGTAGGGATTTAAAACTAAGACTTATAGCAGGTTTGTTAAAAGATGCTCAGCCAATTGAAGCTAGATATATAGTTAGATTTTTGGAAGGAAGGCTTAGGCTTGGGATAGGAGACGCAACAATATTAGATGCGCTTTCAATATCTTATGGAGGCAGCACATCTTATAGAGAAATAGTTGAAAGAGCTTATAATTTGAGAGCAGATTTAGGGGAAATTGCATATATAATAGCTACTCAAGGTATTGAATCAATAAAAGAATTAAAGCCAGAGATTGGAACTCCAATAAGACCAATGCTTGCAGAAAGGCTTAGCGATCCTGAGGAAATACTACAAAAAGTTCAGGGTAAGGGTTTTGTTGAATATAAGTATGATGGGGAAAGAGGGCAATTTCATAAAGATGGAGATAATGTAAGGATATTCTCAAGGAGGCTTGAAGATATTACAGATATGTATCCAGATGTTGTAGAGGCAATTAAAAATAGTGTAAAATCTAATAAGGTTATATTTGAGGGAGAAATAGTTGCATACGATACAGATACTGGGGAGTTAAGGCCTTTCCAGGAATTAATGCATAGAAGAAGAAAGTATGATATACAAAAAATGGTTGAAGAAATACCAGTTAAGGCATTTTTATTTGATGTATTGCTTAATGAAGATGAGGATTTAACAAGAAAAACACTGCCTTATAGGAGGAAAATTTTAGAAAATATAGTTAATGAGACTGATAAAATTAATATAGCAAAGTATATTGAAACAGATGATCCTAAGACATTATGGAATTTCTTCTTAACAGCTATATCTGAAGGAGCTGAAGGGGTTATGGTAAAAGCAATTCATGATGAAAGTATATATAGAGCAGGTGTAAGAGGCTGGTTATGGATTAAGCTTAAAAGAGATTATAAGAGCGAAATGACAGATACAGTTGATTTGGTTGCCGTAGGAGGCTTTTATGGTAGGGGAAGGAGAGGGGGTAAAATAGGTACACTATTGTTTGCTGCATATGATCCTGAAAATGATGTTTTTAGAACTGTATGTAAAGTAGGAAGTGGGTATACCGATGATGATTTAAATAAGATGTATGACCTGTTCAAACCTTACATAATAGATCATAAGCATCCAAGAGTTGAGTCAAGCATTGAACCAGACTTATGGTTTGAGCCGGTAAGGGTTGCAGAAATTATTGGAGCTGAACTTACATTATCTCCTTTACATACTTGTTGCTATAATAAATTAAAAGAAGGAGCAGGCCTTTCTATAAGATTCCCAAGGTTTATAAGGTGGAGAGAAGACAAAGGTCCTGAAGATGCAACTACGGAAGAAGAATTAATAGAAATGTATAATGGGCAGTTGAAGAAAATTGAAGAGAAACAAACTAAAGAAGAGGTCCAAGGAAGCTAA
- a CDS encoding ribonuclease P protein component 4 gives MKRNKLKKRSKEAKLEDLVIERIEILSNISRIETIHGNYDYSRKLNELIFRLSLKNKVKIPVNIKRSICKNCHVTLIPGVTSTIRVKSQGKFHYLTIKCKECGYIKRIPFHKDNKRY, from the coding sequence TTGAAGAGAAACAAACTAAAGAAGAGGTCCAAGGAAGCTAAATTAGAGGATTTGGTTATTGAGAGAATAGAAATTTTATCTAATATATCGAGAATTGAGACTATTCATGGAAATTACGATTATTCAAGGAAATTAAATGAGTTAATATTTAGACTATCTTTAAAAAATAAAGTGAAGATCCCAGTTAATATAAAGAGAAGCATTTGTAAAAATTGTCATGTAACGCTAATACCCGGTGTTACCTCTACTATAAGGGTAAAATCTCAAGGTAAATTTCATTATTTAACAATTAAATGTAAAGAATGTGGTTACATAAAGAGGATTCCTTTTCATAAAGACAATAAAAGGTATTAA
- a CDS encoding RsmD family RNA methyltransferase: MQKYYALLSGLHPTLPKAELESLIEVTNSKAKIIYNFDGVSIIEGFLDANNIVKRSGYIKEMGYLLGIYEDIDYNDIVKKLKDYGIKEAKVKGFRYKGFSHHINIPNVEISLSRELDKNGINANPRSNTIVRIIITEGIIIAGLLISIQENSYKERIRNRPFKRPGQIDQQLSRVMVNLSRLKDNYVFLDPFCGTGSLALEACSLNASLSICMDLDINMVKGSMLNMKSYDCCKSYLIVRHNVVKMPLKDESIDSLSTDPPYGRSTSTNKKGYKILTKNFLEEGLRVLKKGSYVVYAGPSYERPYIIAKDLGYEMIGTYDMFVHNSLNRQIVVVRKT; encoded by the coding sequence TTGCAAAAATACTATGCATTGTTATCAGGTCTACATCCAACATTACCAAAAGCAGAGTTAGAGTCTTTAATAGAAGTAACAAATTCTAAGGCTAAGATAATTTATAATTTCGATGGGGTTTCTATTATAGAGGGATTTTTAGATGCAAATAACATTGTAAAAAGATCAGGCTATATTAAGGAAATGGGTTATTTGCTTGGTATATATGAAGATATTGATTATAATGATATTGTTAAAAAATTGAAGGATTATGGTATAAAAGAAGCAAAAGTAAAAGGATTTAGATATAAAGGGTTCTCCCATCACATTAATATACCTAATGTAGAGATTAGCTTATCGAGGGAACTTGATAAAAATGGTATTAATGCTAATCCTAGGTCAAATACGATAGTTAGAATTATAATAACTGAAGGTATAATAATTGCAGGCTTGCTAATATCAATTCAAGAAAATTCTTATAAAGAAAGAATAAGGAATAGACCATTTAAGAGACCTGGGCAGATTGATCAACAGCTATCAAGGGTAATGGTAAACCTTTCTAGGTTAAAAGATAATTATGTATTCTTAGATCCATTTTGTGGAACAGGTAGTTTAGCTTTAGAGGCTTGTTCTTTAAATGCTTCTCTTTCAATCTGCATGGATTTGGATATAAATATGGTTAAGGGTTCTATGCTAAATATGAAGAGCTATGATTGTTGCAAATCTTACCTAATTGTTAGGCATAATGTAGTAAAGATGCCATTAAAAGATGAAAGCATTGATTCTTTATCAACAGATCCTCCTTATGGGAGATCAACTTCTACAAACAAGAAGGGATATAAAATCTTAACGAAAAATTTTTTGGAAGAAGGGTTAAGGGTCTTAAAAAAGGGTTCATATGTGGTATATGCTGGACCATCATATGAAAGACCTTATATAATAGCAAAAGATTTAGGATATGAAATGATAGGAACATATGACATGTTTGTGCATAATAGTCTAAATAGGCAAATAGTAGTAGTTAGAAAAACTTAA
- a CDS encoding DUF302 domain-containing protein: MIITYKSKYDFNELKIKLESSIIKKGMRIFSIIDHSKNAVSVGMKMNRSLLYIFGNPRNGTLLMYKDMRIGIILPLKILIWEDENKNLLISYFTIYETLKSFKLKDEELEIAKNIDINIIDILKDLGNEVDKLL; encoded by the coding sequence ATGATAATAACATATAAGTCTAAGTATGATTTCAATGAATTGAAAATAAAATTGGAAAGTTCAATAATAAAAAAGGGCATGAGAATATTTTCTATTATAGATCACAGCAAAAACGCTGTTTCAGTAGGCATGAAAATGAATAGATCATTATTATATATTTTTGGAAACCCAAGAAATGGCACATTGTTGATGTATAAAGATATGAGAATAGGTATTATATTACCATTAAAAATCCTTATATGGGAAGATGAAAACAAAAACCTGCTTATTAGTTATTTCACTATTTATGAAACATTAAAGAGCTTTAAATTGAAAGATGAAGAATTAGAAATTGCTAAAAACATTGATATAAACATAATTGATATTTTAAAAGACCTAGGAAATGAGGTAGATAAATTACTTTAA
- a CDS encoding 2,3-bisphosphoglycerate-dependent phosphoglycerate mutase, producing MPILSLLRHGESLWNEENRFTGWVDVPLTNKGREEAIRAGLLLKKYKFDVAYTSKLQRAIETLDLVMLTLGYSIPVIKDEHLNERHYGDLQGLNKEETARIYGEDQVKLWRRSYKVRPPNGESLEDTQKRTVPFFKNTIMLDLKNGKNVLVVAHGNSLRSIVMFLENISEEDIPHLEIPTGLPIIYDVAWDNKNSKLIINSKTILK from the coding sequence ATGCCTATATTATCCCTATTAAGACATGGAGAATCTCTATGGAATGAAGAAAACAGATTTACCGGTTGGGTAGATGTTCCTTTAACAAATAAAGGTAGAGAAGAAGCGATAAGGGCTGGCCTTCTATTAAAGAAATATAAATTTGATGTTGCATATACCAGTAAATTGCAAAGAGCTATAGAAACACTAGACCTTGTTATGTTAACCTTAGGGTATAGCATACCTGTTATTAAAGATGAACACCTTAATGAGAGGCATTATGGAGACTTGCAAGGATTAAATAAGGAAGAAACTGCTAGAATATATGGAGAAGATCAAGTTAAATTATGGAGAAGAAGTTATAAAGTAAGGCCTCCTAATGGAGAAAGCCTAGAAGATACACAAAAAAGAACTGTGCCATTCTTTAAAAATACAATAATGCTTGACTTAAAAAATGGTAAAAATGTACTCGTAGTTGCGCATGGAAATAGTTTAAGATCTATTGTAATGTTTTTAGAAAATATTTCAGAAGAAGATATACCTCATTTAGAGATACCTACAGGTTTGCCAATAATCTATGATGTTGCCTGGGATAACAAAAATTCAAAATTAATAATAAATTCAAAAACGATTTTAAAGTAA
- a CDS encoding RNA-binding domain-containing protein → MENGKIIVEAELRPTEDEEKVIKAINNVFTCENMEITDQGDYKIIRCSSNSYKSLNKFHELLRRQAILDAARSYFFKRIKGNKLLILLHKQAAYSGKISFISWDEESPLGPIKIIIESKDINSVIDWLSPQTVRGKPLWERGPPKD, encoded by the coding sequence ATGGAGAATGGAAAAATTATTGTAGAGGCGGAATTGAGACCTACTGAAGATGAAGAAAAAGTAATTAAGGCTATAAATAATGTATTTACATGCGAAAATATGGAAATCACGGATCAAGGAGATTATAAAATTATAAGATGTTCATCAAATTCATACAAGTCACTTAATAAATTTCACGAACTATTAAGAAGGCAGGCAATATTAGATGCAGCTAGATCATATTTCTTCAAAAGAATAAAAGGTAATAAATTGTTAATACTTTTGCATAAACAGGCTGCATATTCAGGAAAAATAAGTTTTATATCATGGGACGAAGAATCTCCATTAGGTCCTATAAAAATAATTATAGAATCAAAAGATATCAATAGTGTTATAGATTGGCTTTCTCCACAAACTGTTAGGGGAAAACCTTTGTGGGAAAGGGGTCCTCCCAAAGATTAA
- a CDS encoding AAA family ATPase codes for MKNLAIAITGMPGSGKSYVSKILSEKLKIKVFSMGDVVREEAKSRGLSLTVENIENLASELRKQYGNNAVAKILMEKLEKNKYNMIIIDGVRGLEELKIFNTIYDICLIAVHASPLTRFKRLNERKREGNDISWDEFTFRDKKNLEYGIGNVIALSDFIVINESNLKDVESQINDIVEVIKNGEWKNYCRGGIETY; via the coding sequence ATGAAAAATCTTGCAATAGCAATAACAGGTATGCCTGGAAGTGGAAAAAGCTACGTATCAAAAATTTTATCTGAAAAATTAAAAATTAAAGTATTTAGTATGGGAGATGTGGTTAGAGAAGAAGCTAAATCAAGAGGGTTAAGTTTAACTGTTGAAAATATTGAAAATCTTGCTAGCGAATTGAGAAAACAGTATGGAAATAATGCTGTTGCAAAAATTTTAATGGAAAAGTTAGAAAAAAATAAATATAATATGATAATAATTGACGGTGTCAGAGGGTTGGAGGAACTAAAAATATTTAATACAATTTATGATATATGCCTTATAGCAGTCCATGCCTCCCCTTTAACCAGATTTAAAAGATTAAATGAAAGAAAGAGAGAAGGAAATGATATTTCTTGGGATGAATTTACATTTAGAGATAAGAAAAACTTAGAATATGGGATTGGAAATGTAATAGCTTTATCTGATTTTATAGTAATAAATGAAAGCAATTTAAAAGATGTGGAAAGCCAAATAAATGATATAGTGGAGGTTATAAAAAATGGAGAATGGAAAAATTATTGTAGAGGCGGAATTGAGACCTACTGA
- a CDS encoding adenosine-specific kinase yields the protein MDYQILDIPVPEGTNVIIGRSHFIKTVEDLYETMVTSCPSSKFGIAFCEASGKRLIRYEGNDKDLINHAINACNIISSGHIFVIYLKDSWPINVLNSIKSVQEVTHVYVATSNPVKVAVIDSGESRIILGFSDGFKPLGVEKDEDKIERKELLRKFGYKIK from the coding sequence ATGGATTATCAGATTTTAGATATACCTGTTCCTGAGGGTACAAATGTTATAATAGGAAGAAGTCATTTTATTAAAACAGTCGAAGATTTATATGAAACAATGGTAACAAGTTGTCCTTCATCAAAATTTGGTATAGCATTTTGTGAAGCCTCCGGAAAAAGATTAATAAGATACGAAGGAAATGATAAGGATTTAATCAATCATGCAATAAATGCATGCAATATTATATCATCTGGACATATATTTGTTATATATTTAAAAGATTCTTGGCCAATAAATGTTCTTAATTCTATAAAATCCGTACAAGAAGTAACTCATGTTTATGTTGCAACATCAAATCCAGTTAAGGTCGCAGTCATAGATTCTGGAGAAAGCAGGATTATACTAGGTTTTTCTGATGGTTTCAAGCCATTAGGTGTTGAAAAGGATGAAGATAAAATTGAGAGAAAAGAGCTATTAAGAAAATTCGGATATAAAATAAAATAA
- a CDS encoding nicotinamide-nucleotide adenylyltransferase produces the protein MQENYDRLIFPGRFQPLHIGHIKAIEYALSISKEIIIVVGSAQESYTIKNPLTAGERIEIIKNVLLKEFGEDYCKRIYIVPIMDIEMNKVWVQYLKMLLPEFDGVVSGNSLVLNLFRDMGLKAIMQPMFNRNLCSGTNIRNEIIEGRDDWKKCVPNYLYEILDKYHFVERLRSLSKSD, from the coding sequence ATGCAAGAAAATTATGACAGATTAATATTTCCAGGAAGATTCCAGCCATTACACATAGGGCATATTAAAGCAATAGAATATGCTTTAAGTATTTCTAAAGAAATAATAATAGTAGTAGGCTCAGCTCAAGAAAGCTATACAATAAAAAATCCTTTAACAGCAGGAGAAAGAATTGAGATTATAAAAAACGTTTTACTAAAAGAATTTGGAGAAGATTATTGCAAAAGAATTTACATAGTTCCAATAATGGATATAGAGATGAACAAGGTTTGGGTACAATATTTGAAGATGCTTCTGCCTGAATTTGATGGAGTCGTATCAGGAAACTCATTAGTTTTAAATTTATTTAGAGATATGGGATTAAAGGCCATAATGCAACCTATGTTTAACAGAAATTTATGTAGCGGAACTAATATAAGAAATGAAATAATAGAAGGTAGAGATGATTGGAAAAAATGTGTGCCAAATTATTTGTATGAGATTCTTGATAAGTATCATTTTGTAGAGAGGTTAAGATCACTATCAAAGAGTGATTAA